The Naumovozyma dairenensis CBS 421 chromosome 3, complete genome genome has a window encoding:
- the TGL2 gene encoding triglyceride lipase (similar to Saccharomyces cerevisiae TGL2 (YDR058C); ancestral locus Anc_1.101), which produces MFSETFNTLFSGIFQKNIIPINPYHIYINNDQKKHRSNTDTIRRKEEQTDILTFTNLIEINTTTHAEEEEEEEAGKNVIIDFVTSYRDFLKLKKSKERKVEDIILNNFEPNPDYKPPKYPVVLCHGLSGFDRLVLIPSIYSLTKLIMNSINSDKSDNFLIDDRDDDSDGKTTVGNVSERAKDDKKIAHRLGEVEYWIGIKEILEEKGCSVLTTRVPSFGSIEERALALHEFLESEIKRKLNSKGKDNSNGKVKLNLIAHSMGGLDCRYLISKIPKKNYQVVSLTTISTPHHGSEMADYVVNLFEKLKTVPSFGTNDSTTSSTQILPLCFYQLTTDYMKYFNFITPDDPKVAYFSYGCYFQPKWYNVFAMSWKIVYDASNGARNDGMVTVDSSKWGQYQGTLANIDHLDIINWKNKVKLDLGKMILNLKNENLKKMVEPDIDILEFYVNITDNLAKKGF; this is translated from the coding sequence ATGTTTAGTGAAACCTTCAACACATTATTCTCTGGTATATTCCAAAAGAATATCATACCTATCAATCCCTaccatatttatataaataatgaCCAAAAAAAGCATCGAAGCAATACAGATACCAtcagaagaaaagaagaacaaactGACATCTTAACGTTCACCAATCTGATAGAAATCAATACTACAACTCatgctgaagaagaagaagaagaagaagcaggCAAGAATGTAATAATAGATTTCGTTACGAGTTATAGAGATTTCCttaaattaaagaaatcgAAAGAACGTAAAGTTGaagatataatattgaataacTTTGAACCTAATCCAGATTATAAACCACCTAAATATCCAGTTGTTTTATGTCATGGCTTATCTGGATTTGATAGATTGGTATTGATCCCTTCTATTTATTCACTGACTAAATTAATTATGAATAGTATAAATTCTGATAAATCtgataatttcttaatagACGACCGTGACGACGATAGTGACGGGAAAACGACAGTGGGAAATGTTTCTGAACGAGCTAAAGATGATAAGAAGATTGCTCATAGGTTAGGAGAAGTGGAATATTGGATTGGTATTAAGGAAATattggaagaaaaaggaTGTTCTGTTTTAACTACTCGAGTTCCAAGTTTTGGTAGTATTGAAGAACGTGCCCTAGCATTACATGAATTTTTGGAAtcagaaattaaaagaaaattaaacaGCAAAGGAAAAGATAATAGTAATGGGAAagtgaaattaaatttgattGCTCATTCTATGGGAGGATTAGATTGTCgatatttaatttcaaaaataccaaagaaaaattatcaagtCGTAAGTCTTACTACGATATCAACGCCTCATCATGGATCAGAAATGGCAGATTATGTTGTTAatctttttgaaaaattgaagacTGTACCCTCGTTTGGGACAAATGATAGTACGACATCATCTACTCAAATATTACCTTTATGCTTTTATCAATTGACAACAGattatatgaaatatttcaatttcattacaCCTGATGATCCCAAAGTtgcatatttttcatatggTTGTTATTTCCAACCTAAATGGTATAATGTATTTGCCATGAGTTGGAAAATAGTATATGATGCATCGAATGGTGCAAGAAATGATGGGATGGTGACTGTCGACAGTAGTAAATGGGGTCAATATCAAGGTACATTGGCCAACATTGATCATTTAGATATTATTAACTGGAAAAACAAAGTGAAACTGGATTTAGGtaagatgatattgaatttaaaaaatgaaaatttgaagaaaatggttGAACCTGACATTGATATTTTAGAATTTTATGTTAATATTACAGATAATCTTGCCAAGAAGGGATTTTAG
- the TMA19 gene encoding Tma19p (similar to Saccharomyces cerevisiae TMA19 (YKL056C); ancestral locus Anc_2.584), which yields MIIYKDIFSNDELLSDAYDIKEVDGVIYEADCAMIKVGGDNIDIGANPSAEDGDDDVEDGAEVVNNVVNSFRLQPTGFDKKSFLTYIKGYMKAVKAKLQESNPDAVSTFEKGAQTYVKKVIGSFKDWEFFTGESMDPDAMIVMLNYREDGTTPFVAIWKHGITEEKI from the coding sequence ATGATTATTTACAAAGATATTTTCTCTAACGACGAATTGTTGTCTGATGCTTACGACATCAAGGAAGTCGATGGTGTCATTTACGAAGCTGATTGTGCTATGATCAAGGTCGGTGGTGACAACATTGATATCGGTGCTAACCCATCTGCCGAagatggtgatgatgacgTTGAAGATGGTGCTGAAGTCGTCAACAACGTTGTCAACTCTTTCCGTTTACAACCAACTGGTTTCGATAAGAAATCTTTCTTAACTTACATCAAGGGTTACATGAAGGCTGTTAAGGctaaattacaagaatcTAATCCTGATGCAGTTTCCACTTTTGAAAAAGGTGCTCAAACTTACGTTAAGAAGGTCATTGGTTCTTTCAAGGATTGGGAATTCTTCACTGGTGAATCTATGGATCCAGATGCTATGATTGTTATGTTGAATTACCGTGAAGATGGTACAACTCCATTCGTCGCCATCTGGAAACATGGTATCACtgaagaaaagatttaA
- the ANR2 gene encoding Anr2p (similar to Saccharomyces cerevisiae YKL047W; ancestral locus Anc_2.571), translated as MNRYISLATTPYTVQDVLSELLKASSTKKKLPIVGMFLCQFDMRKGNVKIWSQLNEQYKDNELVLENIEFKTLPSGLHASSEDVITFTIPRNSLANEDVRNEPFYGVAYYNQNSYDIMEGHSEIDRSKVRMYAFGVIVNPVEKVKDNPFASITMVNKYIDNLEDTLKEWLNLNDDLNFAIFEEFFTENSTRENQSQILDSVVEENITINSSRRRHMVEYLPFWFRKFGPLIFTIWKECLLDKRILILNGSGESLETCNSLCFYMSLLSMKTNEISTDQKFITPLFTVGTTDIDSLKRLSHYSYIACTNDEILADKQELYDILIRLPSHTMESEEEAPVKIFTNNGTQIKATRNDFEQYELFVKEHLHEEVSGSLKRSCLNVTEPVSWSQFFIDSAYCIATAGTVAAPFHFHPEVIDIGDINEASDKADGISSIAEPLKFSLFFNIKTKRLYDALETILNENESLDSDGPIHISSHSLLKLNLDCFSSQDKQFVEQFCQLYFNRKIAIDYYEYFKAFC; from the coding sequence ATGAATAGATACATTTCATTAGCAACTACTCCATACACTGTCCAAGATGTATTATCTGAATTGCTGAAGGCGTCATCTACTAAGAAGAAGCTACCAATTGTCGGTATGTTCCTTTGCCAATTTGATATGAGGAAAGGTAACGTAAAAATTTGGTCCCAGTTAAATGAACAATACaaagataatgaattggTTCTTGAGAATATCGAATTCAAAACTTTACCGTCCGGTCTTCATGCATCTTCAGAAGATGTTATCACTTTTACAATACCCAGAAATTCATTGGCCAATGAAGATGTACGAAATGAGCCGTTCTATGGGGTTGCTTATTACAATCAAAATAGTTATGATATTATGGAAGGCCATTCTGAAATAGATCGATCTAAAGTTAGAATGTACGCCTTTGGTGTTATTGTTAATCCAGTTGAAAAAGTAAAAGACAATCCATTTGCATCGATAACAATGGTTAATAAGTACATAGATAATTTAGAAGATACTTTAAAGGAATGGTTAAATCTGAAcgatgatttgaattttgcTATATTTGAGGAGTTCTTTACTGAGAACTCAACTAGGGAAAATCAATCTCAAATTTTAGATAGTGTTGTAGAGGAAAATATTACGATAAATTCTTCTAGAAGAAGACATATGGTAGAGTATCTTCCCTTTTGGTTTAGGAAGTTTGGTCCTCTAATTTTTACAATCTGGAAAGAATGTTTATTAGATAAACgtattttaatattaaatggGAGCGGCGAATCATTGGAAACATGCAATTCTTTGTGTTTCTAtatgtcattattatcgaTGAAAACCAATGAAATATCGACTGATCAGAAATTTATAACACCGTTATTCACTGTAGGAACTACCGATATCGATAGCCTGAAACGCTTATCTCATTATTCTTACATCGCTTGTACAAATGATGAGATATTAGCAGACAAACAAGAACTTTATGACATATTAATTAGATTACCTTCTCATACAATGGAaagtgaagaagaagcacCTGTAAAGATATTCACAAACAATGGTACTCAAATTAAGGCCACACGAAACGATTTTGAACAATACGAACTTTTCGTAAAAGAACATCTTCATGAAGAAGTATCGGGTTCTCTAAAGCGAAGTTGTTTAAATGTAACTGAGCCCGTATCATGGtctcaattttttattgataGTGCATATTGCATAGCGACAGCTGGTACTGTAGCGGCACCCTTCCATTTTCATCCAGAAGTTATAGATATTGGTGATATTAATGAAGCTTCTGACAAGGCCGATGGTATATCTAGTATAGCAGAACCATTAAagttttctttgtttttcaatatcaagaCAAAGAGACTTTACGACGCATTAGAGACAATcttaaatgaaaatgaatcttTGGATTCTGATGGACCAATCCATATCTCGTCACATTcgttattgaaattaaatttggattGTTTTAGCTCTCAAGATAAACAATTTGTAGAACAATTCTGTCAGCTATACTTCAACCGCAAGATTGctattgattattatgaGTACTTCAAAGCTTTTTGTTAG
- the DCW1 gene encoding putative mannan endo-1,6-alpha-mannosidase (similar to Saccharomyces cerevisiae DCW1 (YKL046C); ancestral locus Anc_2.570), with the protein MLLTNTLLSIVTTTTLLLSHSTKALEIDLDDIDSLRNATSLVAYGLMDYYTGNQYGKTIGMFSDPYYWWEAGGAWGSMLDYWYYMDNDTYNDEIMAALLHQTGDNNDYVPLNQSTTEGNDDQAFWGIAVMTAAERNFTNPPEDSPQWLYLAQAVFNTMALRWDGDTCGGGLRWQIFVWNSGYDYKNTVSNGALFHMAARLARYTGNQSYVDWAEKVYDWMYEVGLVSNGSSMFVYDGVNIANNCSTITPYQWTYNHGLVMAGAAYLYNFTENEVWHNRTKMLVDASTVFFNNSIMYEAACQGPNSCNTDQRSFKAYFSRFLGATAQLVPETRSKILPLINASAIAAGKSCSGGTDGHTCGLNWFIGDWDGMYGLGEQMCALEVMVNTRCLHKPAPYTSTNGGSSVGDGAAGTEHHPTNLAPLHITKGSRAGAGIITAVIGISILACALWLVF; encoded by the coding sequence ATGTTACTGACGAATACCCTTCTTTCAATAGTAACAACGACTACGCTACTCCTATCTCATTCCACAAAGGCATTAGAAATTGACCtagatgatattgattcCCTAAGAAACGCTACAAGTCTAGTCGCGTATGGTCTTATGGATTATTATACTGGTAATCAATACGGTAAAACCATAGGTATGTTCTCTGATCCATATTATTGGTGGGAAGCAGGTGGTGCATGGGGGTCCATGTTAgattattggtattatatGGATAATGATACttataatgatgaaattatgGCTGCATTGTTACATCAAACTGgggataataatgattatGTCCCATTGAATCAATCCACTACAGAGGGGAATGATGATCAAGCATTTTGGGGGATCGCTGTTATGACTGCTGCTGAAAGAAATTTTACAAATCCTCCAGAGGATAGTCCTCAATGGTTGTATTTAGCACAAGCTGTTTTCAATACAATGGCTTTACGTTGGGATGGTGATACTTGTGGTGGCGGTTTAAGATGGCAAATTTTTGTTTGGAATTCAGGGTACGATTATAAAAATACTGTCTCCAATGGTGCTTTGTTCCATATGGCTGCAAGATTGGCTAGATATACGGGGAATCAGAGTTATGTCGATTGGGCTGAAAAAGTCTATGATTGGATGTACGAGGTTGGTTTAGTATCGAACGGTTCGTCAATGTTTGTCTATGACGGTGTCAATATCGCTAATAATTGTTCCACTATTACTCCATACCAATGGACTTATAATCATGGGCTAGTGATGGCAGGTGCCGCTTATCTATATAATTTCACAGAAAATGAAGTATGGCATAACAGAACTAAGATGTTAGTGGACGCATCAActgttttcttcaataatagTATAATGTATGAAGCTGCTTGTCAAGGTCCAAACTCGTGTAATACAGATCAACGTTCTTTCAAAGCTTATTTCTCTCGTTTCTTAGGTGCTACCGCTCAATTAGTCCCAGAAACAAGAAGTAAAATCTTACCTTTAATTAACGCTTCTGCTATTGCGGCTGGTAAATCATGTTCAGGTGGTACTGATGGACACACCTGTGGGTTGAATTGGTTTATAGGCGATTGGGATGGTATGTATGGTCTCGGTGAACAAATGTGTGCCTTAGAGGTCATGGTTAATACAAGGTGTCTCCATAAACCAGCACCTTATACAAGTACAAATGGTGGTTCTTCTGTAGGTGATGGTGCTGCAGGTACTGAACATCATCCAACAAATTTGGCTCCATTACATATCACAAAGGGTTCAAGAGCCGGTGCAGGTATTATCACTGCAGTCATTGGTATATCCATTCTTGCTTGCGCTTTATGGTTGGTCTTCTAG
- the TOA2 gene encoding transcription initiation factor IIA subunit gamma (similar to Saccharomyces cerevisiae TOA2 (YKL058W); ancestral locus Anc_2.580): MAVPGYYELYRRSTVGNSLVDALDTLISDGRIEASLAMRVLETFDKVISETLKDNTQAKLTVKGNLDTYGFCDDVWTFIVKNCKVTVEGNSQINGDSNNSDDQNIINVDKLRIVACNSKRSD, translated from the coding sequence atGGCGGTACCAGGATATTACGAATTATATCGTCGAAGCACAGTGGGTAACAGTTTAGTGGATGCTTTGGATACTCTAATTAGTGATGGTAGAATTGAGGCATCATTAGCTATGCGTGTATTAGAGACATTTGATAAGGTGATATCTGAAACTTTAAAAGATAATACACAAGCCAAATTGACTGTGAAGGGTAATCTAGATACATATGGATTTTGTGACGATGTTTGGACATTTATTGTGAAGAATTGTAAAGTTACAGTGGAAGGTAATTCACAAATAAATGGagattctaataattccgatgatcaaaatattatcaatgtGGATAAATTAAGGATAGTGGCATGTAATTCAAAGAGAAGTGATTGA
- the OAR1 gene encoding 3-oxoacyl-[acyl-carrier-protein] reductase (NADPH) (similar to Saccharomyces cerevisiae OAR1 (YKL055C); ancestral locus Anc_2.585), translated as MHKGIPIAIVTGATRGIGKAIVKKLSQQGVSCLGIGSSMESISGITTNDHLHFTEPNQIHRSMAIDLTNWPQWTRRQQQKDNKLMFKGYQYQDPATSSSSSDADATIRTEICKSLFDSQWSSSNPQHRYYVNLLVNCAGITQDSVSIRTSTEMILKILNVNFASCVTLSNLTLKKMIKWQNMIKREQLTPPKDVPSPCIINISSILGQGDITLPGTSIYSASKAALIQYTKTLAQETETWGIRTQSMTPGLIPNTDMIQDLDQVTRNQLTKLMGLNVTSSEVVANDIWDRYIRRDN; from the coding sequence ATGCATAAAGGAATCCCTATTGCGATTGTAACAGGTGCCACACGTGGTATCGGTAAGGCGATTGTTAAGAAATTATCACAACAAGGTGTTAGTTGTCTTGGTATCGGTTCATCCATGGAGAGTATCTCTGGGATAACCACGAACGATCATTTACATTTCACAGAACCAAACCAAATACATAGATCTATGGCTATAGATTTAACAAATTGGCCCCAATGGACTCGAAGGCAGCAACAGAAGGACAATAAATTGATGTTTAAGGGTTATCAATATCAAGACCCGGcaacttcatcatcatcatcagacGCAGACGCAACTATTCGAACAGAAATCTGTAAAAGTTTGTTCGACAGTCAATGGTCCTCTTCAAACCCGCAACATAGATATTACGTGAATTTATTAGTAAATTGTGCTGGCATTACTCAAGATAGCGTAAGTATAAGAACATCTACagaaatgatattgaaaatcttAAATGTCAATTTTGCCAGTTGTGTTACTCTAAGCAATCTaacattaaagaaaatgatcaAATGGCAAAATATGATCAAAAGAGAACAACTAACGCCACCGAAAGATGTTCCCTCACCTTGCATAATCAACATATCATCGATCTTGGGGCAAGGTGATATAACGCTTCCTGGGACCTCAATATACTCTGCCTCTAAGGCTGCTTTGATTCAATATACAAAGACATTAGCACAAGAGACAGAAACATGGGGAATTAGAACTCAATCGATGACACCGGGACTTATACCAAACACAGATATGATTCAAGATTTGGATCAAGTGACAAGAAACCAATTGACTAAATTGATGGGATTAAATGTCACTTCCAGTGAAGTCGTCGCAAATGATATCTGGGATCGCTATATACGGCGCGacaattaa
- the MPE1 gene encoding cleavage polyadenylation factor subunit MPE1 (similar to Saccharomyces cerevisiae MPE1 (YKL059C); ancestral locus Anc_2.579): MSSTIFYKFKSQRNTSRILFDGTGLTVFDLKREIIQENKLGDGTDFQLRIYNPDTNDEYEDDQEVIPRSTSVTVRRSPSLKSSSVHNRNKPQSHNSMVIGNATRYVTGKPRVFANTSKKPERSSAATPAAVSGVTEEERIANMFANQENQWEQTQQAMSDATPIFHRSNNAAATSNADNEGPPPPGYMCYRCGARDHWIKNCPTNTDPNFEGKRIKRTTGIPKKFLKTVDIDPEKMSAEEMAQRKIMITDEGTFVVQIADEHSWENYQRKQQNRLIDGEDSIWEKDHFKDLPDTLKCPITGGLLSSPVKTSNCCNVDFSKKAIEDTLVESDFVCPNCGKEDILLDSLIDDEDKKKEVEEFLKEHADEKKKGQDISPSSGTVDGADNVEDVHVDKKIKLTPNGAPILPPHMPVPPFGMPFPMFPMPFMPPPPPHMMQNNKQSNPQSQNSSSTQQSMPSQVQSK, translated from the coding sequence ATGAGTAGTACAATATTctataaattcaaatcacAAAGAAACACCTCAAGAATCCTCTTCGATGGTACAGGTCTAACAGTCTTCGACCTAAAAAGAGaaataattcaagaaaacaaaCTGGGTGACGGTACAGATTTCCAActaagaatatataatccAGACACgaatgatgaatatgaagatGATCAAGAAGTAATTCCAAGATCCACAAGTGTTACAGTACGTAGATCACCTTCTTTAAAAAGCTCATCTGTTCATAATCGGAATAAACCACAGAGCCATAATTCAATGGTCATTGGGAACGCAACAAGATATGTAACAGGTAAACCTAGAGTCTTCGCCAACACATCAAAGAAACCTGAACGATCTTCTGCAGCAACACCAGCAGCAGTCAGCGGTGTCactgaagaagaacgaATTGCTAATATGTTTGCTAATCAGGAAAATCAATGGGAACAAACACAACAAGCAATGTCTGATGCAACTCCAATATTCCATCGTTCTAATAATGCAGCAGCAACTTCAAATGCTGATAATGAAGGACCTCCACCTCCAGGGTATATGTGTTATAGATGTGGTGCTAGAGATCATTGGATTAAGAATTGTCCCACTAATACCGATCCTAATTTTGAAGGTAAGAGAATAAAAAGAACCACAGGTATTCCtaagaaatttttgaagacGGTGGATATTGATCCTGAAAAGATGAGTGCAGAGGAAATGGCTCAAAGGAAAATTATGATCACTGATGAGGGGACTTTCGTAGTTCAAATAGCAGATGAACATTCATGGGAAAATTATCAGAGGAAACAACAGAATAGATTGATTGATGGAGAGGATTCTATATGGGAAAAGGATcattttaaagatttaccAGATACATTGAAATGTCCTATAACAGGAGGATTATTGAGCTCACCCGTAAAGACTAGCAATTGTTGTAATGTCGATTTCTCCAAAAAGGCAATTGAGGACACTCTAGTGGAAAGTGATTTTGTATGTCCAAATTGTGGGAAAGAAGACATCTTATTGGATTCATTgatagatgatgaagataaaaagaaagaggtggaagaatttttaaaagaacATGCAgatgaaaaaaagaagggTCAAGATATATCGCCTAGTTCCGGTACGGTCGATGGCGCAGATAATGTAGAAGATGTGCATGttgataagaaaataaaattgacTCCAAATGGGGCCCCAATACTGCCTCCTCATATGCCAGTGCCACCATTTGGAATGCCATTCCCAATGTTCCCAATGCCGTTCATGCCACCTCCACCTCCACATATGAtgcaaaataataaacaaagtAATCCGCAATCACAAAACTCTAGTTCTACTCAACAATCAATGCCGTCACAGGTGCAGAGCAAATAA
- the NDAI0C00690 gene encoding C2H2-type zinc finger protein (similar to Saccharomyces cerevisiae STP1 (YDR463W) and STP2 (YHR006W); ancestral locus Anc_5.586) yields the protein MPSVALLNPLKNEKISSSTSKGSKLWNLFKQIIDTVITPSYRDDSNTSIKNTPKVLEKDTISKVSIPEHNIRNVTQGKSEELEERQYSKTDNTSTNRDSDNNDDDDNNSNNSNNSNDENLIYSLFPKKIIIDKNLDSETSINPCSLDMTKTTSSMTMTLTPQGNITCDLSTTNFNDLDFNREPSTFNINNKQTQVPPRPPQQQQQHVVQPISPESNDSPANNKKNKTAAAATLVHSPSSSSDKNINNSTENGHLSTSTSSSPLVEDTEEEGTFVCHYCDAKFRIRGYLTRHIKKHAIEKAYHCPFFNNDALPELRCHNSGGFSRRDTYKTHLKARHFIYPKGVKPQDRNKSSGHCSQCGEFFNSTDIWISKHLESGNCKALPKDYLKIIKPERKKTGKLKMIKTSTGHSRFISTAQSVVEPKVFLNKDALEAMAIVAHDTNRNDVLLNYGNNKLMMNTEDFQGEAKLKRKTNRTAKKIQQNKSLPNHTNIISSHSTNQNNNNNVNTHTHTKNGGYNPLFFNGTSQQDINLLETIPSSSSSLSSAESFRLNHYNLTSSQSPVLENHLLSSSDSHQTNTYDDDDTISVVPLDMEQSPYISITGTNTNNITQHPNVDKNVQKLQFNPVIINDRHIKETQQYLNFYNYSSGSNL from the coding sequence ATGCCTTCCGTTGCCTTATTGAACCCtttaaagaatgaaaaaatttcttccTCTACTTCCAAGGGATCAAAATTATGGAATCTATTCAAGCAAATAATTGACACCGTTATTACACCTTCATACCGAGATGATAGTAATACATCCATTAAAAATACGCCTAAAGTTTTAGAAAAAGATACTATCAGCAAAGTATCCATCCCAGAACATAATATCAGGAACGTTACCCAAGGAAAGTCCGAGGAGCTAGAAGAACgacaatattcaaaaacTGATAATACTTCTACCAACCGAGACtcagataataatgatgatgatgacaacaacagcaacaacagcaacaacagcaacgacgaaaatttaatatattctttatttccTAAAAAAATCATAATTGATAAGAATCTAGATTCGGAAACATCAATAAATCCATGTTCCTTGGATATGACTAAGACAACATCTTCAATGACAATGACTTTAACTCCACAAGGCAATATTACATGTGATTTGAGCACTACAAACTTTAATGACCTAGACTTCAATAGAGAGCCTTCTACTTTCAATATAAACAATAAACAAACACAAGTACCACCACGACCAccgcaacaacaacaacaacatgTGGTACAACCGATTTCTCCTGAAAGTAATGATTCCCCAGCaaataataagaagaataaaacTGCCGCAGCAGCAACACTTGTGCATTCtccttcatcttcatcagataagaatatcaataatagtACTGAAAATGGTCACTTATCCACCTCAACATCTTCCTCACCTTTAGTGGAAGATACTGAAGAGGAGGGAACATTTGTATGTCATTATTGTGATGCCAAATTTAGGATAAGAGGTTATTTAACTCGACATATAAAGAAGCATGCTATTGAAAAAGCTTATCATTGTCCCTTCTTTAATAACGACGCATTACCAGAATTACGTTGTCATAATTCAGGTGGATTCAGTAGAAGAGATACTTATAAGACTCATTTAAAGGCAAGACATTTCATTTATCCAAAGGGAGTTAAACCTCAAGATCgtaataaatcatcagGTCATTGTTCTCAATGTGGtgaattctttaatagTACTGATATTTGGATTTCAAAACATCTGGAGTCAGGTAATTGTAAAGCTTTACCAAAggattatttgaaaatcattaaacctgaaaggaagaaaacagggaaattgaaaatgataaaaactTCAACCGGTCATTCTCGTTTCATTTCAACAGCTCAAAGTGTTGTGGAACCAAAAGTTTTCTTAAATAAAGATGCCTTAGAAGCAATGGCTATTGTAGCACATGATACGAATAGGAATGATGTACTTCTAAACtatggtaataataagcTAATGATGAATACTGAAGATTTCCAAGGCGAAGcgaaattgaaaaggaaaactAATAGAACTGCAAAGAAAATACAACAGAACAAATCACTACCAAATCATACAAATATCATCTCTAGCCACAGTACTaatcaaaacaataataataatgtgaATACACATACACATACCAAGAACGGTGGTTATaatccattatttttcaatggtaCATCACAGCAAGATATCAATCTACTTGAAACTATcccatcatcttcatcatcattgtcaTCAGCAGAAAGTTTTAGATTGAATCATTATAATCTAACGTCATCTCAATCACCAGTTTTAGAGAatcatcttctttcttcttctgattCTCATCAAACGAATACAtacgatgatgatgatacgATTTCTGTTGTGCCGTTAGATATGGAACAATCACCATATATATCCATAACTGGAACAAAcacaaataatataacgCAGCATCCTAATGTGGATAAAAACGTTCAAAAATTGCAATTTAATCCCGTAATAATTAATGACAGGCATATAAAGGAAACGCAACAATATTTGAACTTTTATAACTATTCTTCTGGGTCaaatttatga
- the BLI1 gene encoding Bli1p (similar to Saccharomyces cerevisiae YKL061W; ancestral locus Anc_2.572) has product MDNREFSNSSGGKNKFLQTKVEACVNSLQELLDTEAARSISTFAGKTGSNKVWLEELSAEYKLKPDRKLDAIGELYAQQLKQLDDLEEKSFIMKIYVMKLKSFKKN; this is encoded by the coding sequence ATGGATAACCGAGAGTTTTCTAACAGCTCTGGTGGAAAGAACAAATTCTTACAAACGAAAGTAGAAGCATGTGTCAATAGTTTACAAGAATTACTAGATACTGAGGCGGCCAGATCGATTTCGACCTTTGCGGGCAAGACTGGATCAAACAAAGTTTGGTTAGAGGAATTAAGTGCTGAATATAAGTTGAAACCTGACAGGAAACTTGATGCAATAGGTGAATTATACGCGCAACAATTGAAACAGTTGGATGATTTGGAGGAAAAATCCtttattatgaaaatttatGTGATGAAGTTGAAGAGTTTCAAAAAGAATTGA